A region from the Pelobates fuscus isolate aPelFus1 chromosome 3, aPelFus1.pri, whole genome shotgun sequence genome encodes:
- the LAMB1 gene encoding laminin subunit beta-1, with product MGLLLLRVTGLIVILCGAAYSQEPDFSHGCAEGSCYPATGDLLIGRADQLTASSTCGIQKPESFCIVSHLQEEKKCFICDSRESYNEYTNTESHRIENLVTSFSPNRHDLWWQSENGKENVTVQLDLEAEFHFTHLIMTFKTFRPSAMSIERSSDFGKTWKVYRYFAYDCESSFPGISTGPMKSVDDIICDSRYSDIEPSTEGEVIYRVLDPAFRIEDPYSVKIKSLLRITNLRIKFLKLHTLGDNLLDSRVEITEKYYYAIYDMVVRGNCFCYGHASECAPVKGYPDNVEGMVHGRCVCRHNTKGLNCEQCLDFYHDLPWRPAEGRSSNACKKCNCNEHSTQCHFDMAVYMSTGNTSGGVCDDCQHNTMGRNCEQCKPFFYQHPDKDIRDPNICQPCNCDPAGSQNGGVCDRYSDFSVGLIAGQCRCKSNVEGERCDECKEGFYDLNEQDPEGCQPCGCNTLGTIPGGNSCDSQDGSCYCKRFVTGRKCDQCMSEFWGLSNDLDGCRPCDCDRGGSLNNNCSPESGQCNCRPHMIGRQCNEVESGFYFIYLDHYTYEAEDAHFGPDVRLVERPYPHDRTPSWTGPGFARVPEGAYLEFHINNIPTSMEYDLLIRYEPQLPDQWEEAVITVIRPGKIPTSSRCGNTIPNDDNQVVSLPPGSRYIVLPRPICFEKGLNYTIRLELPRYSPNSNVQNPYTLIDSIVLLPHVKSLEIFNAGSTGGDGVTNNAWQTFQRYRCMENSQSVVKTPLTEVCKSFLFSISALLHEGAKECHCDPQGSLSSVCDPNGGQCQCRPNVIGKNCDKCAPRTFSFGPNGCRPCECDESGSAHSFCHSETGQCPCIHGAYGRQCDVCLPGYWGFPRCKQCQCNGHADYCDTLTGECTACKDHTEGYSCERCLAGYYGDPRLGSGDHCRPCSCPDGPGSERQHASGCYKDPATLHIICSCNVGYTGARCDECDAGYFGNPEENGGVCQPCQCNNNIDMSDPLSCDKQSGKCLKCLHHTEGESCSQCQLGYYGNALHQTCRSCVCNVLGTEQDTCKEGVKCHCDRSSGQCQCLPNVIGQSCDRCAPNTWNLASGTGCKSCGCDPIRSLGPSCNEFTGQCQCMAGFGGRNCSECQELFWGNPDVECQACDCDSRGIQTPQCDRATGHCVCNEGMEGFRCDRCARGYSGIFPNCSPCHTCFALWDTIIKELSNKTNQLLDRAAAMKVTGVIGPYQQTMSKVQETLEEVQNIILQNPAAHPLKNIDQLFEEAEKLKAEVSERVAEVEQKLSKINISDTEKLDSLQADAESVSKALKELGEQLEYMKISNVRGAMDSINKYFQMSLEAEKKVNASTLTPDSILQQSAATRKEVEDLMYEQESAFKEQQEEQSRLLDELAGNVQSLDLSSLSEKTCGTPAGVSCEESQCGGLGCRTESGMRKCGGPDCNGVVAVAQNALQSSMNFDKEILSALAEVEELSKMVAESKLRAEEAKQNAQDVLNRANATKDKVDRSNEDLRNLIKQIRDFLMQDGADLDSIEAVASEVLKMEMPTTPEQLQALTEDIRDRVQSLSNVETILQQSAGDIARAESLLDEAKKSSKSAEDIKATADMVKEALEEAGKAQDAAEKAIKQADDDIKGTNDLLTSIASEATASEETLSNATERLTRLEKNVENLLKKSTANSESVEKIEKSVDDAKSDADGVKKALDGDLTDKYKRAEDLIAKKAEDSTEAKKKAEQLQREAKSLLTQANKKLSLLKNLEKTYEDNQRVLEEKAKQLVELEGTVRSLLQAISQKAAVYSTCI from the exons taATACTGTGCGGAGCGGCCTATTCCCAGGAGCCAGATTTTAGCCATGGCTGTGCGGAAGGCAGCTGCTATCCAGCCACTGGAGACCTCCTGATTGGACGCGCAGATCAGCTCACCGCTTCATCTACATGTGGTATTCAAAAGCCAGAGTCGTTCTGCATCGTTAGCCATCTTCAG gaggagaaaaagtgttttatatgTGATTCCCGGGAGAGTTATAATGAATATACTAATACAGAAAGTCATCGCATTGAAAATTTAGTTACTTCTTTTTCACCAAACCGTCATGATTTATGGTGGCAGTCAGAAAATG GAAAGGAAAATGTCACAGTCCAGCTGGATCTTGAAGCCGAATTCCATTTCACTCATCTCATCATGACCTTTAAG ACATTCCGGCCATCTGCAATGTCAATAGAAAGATCTTCAGATTTTGGAAAAACATGGAAGGTATATAGATACTTTGCGTATGACTGTGAGTCCTCATTCCCTGGTATATCCACTGGGCCAATGAAGAGTGTAGATGACATCATCTGTGACTCCAGATATTCCGACATTGAACCATCAACAGAAGGAGag GTAATTTATCGTGTCTTGGATCCAGCTTTCCGAATTGAAGACCCCTATAGTGTGAAGATTAAAA GTCTATTGAGGATTACAAATTTAAGAATCAAGTTCTTAAAGCTACACACTCTGGGAGACAATTTGCTCGATTCAAGAGTGGAAATTACCGAAAAATACTATTATGCCATTTATGACATGGTTGTTCGTGGTAACTGTTTCTGTTATGGACATGCTAGTGAGTGTGCACCAGTGAAAGGCTATCCTGACAACGTGGAAGGAATG GTGCACGGCCGGTGTGTTTGTAGACATAACACTAAAGGATTAAATTGCGAGCAATGCTTGGACTTTTATCATGATTTGCCTTGGAGACCAGCCGAAGGACGAAGCAGCAATGCTTGTAAAA aatgcaattgtAATGAACATTCCACGCAGTGCCATTTTGATATGGCTGTTTATATGTCAACTGGAAATACAAGTGGTGGAGTGTGTGATGACTGCCAACACAACACAATGGGACGAAACTGTGAACAATGCAAACCATTTTTCTACCAGCACCCGGATAAAGACATACGTGACCCAAACATTTGTCAAC CCTGCAATTGTGACCCAGCTGGTTCCCAGAATGGTGGCGTTTGTGACCGCTACTCCGACTTCTCAGTAGGCCTTATTGCTGGGCAGTGTCGCTGCAAGTCAAATGTTGAAGGAGAGCGCTGTGATGAGTGCAAGGAAGGCTTCTATGACTTGAATGAGCAAGATCCAGAGGGATGCCAAC CCTGTGGATGTAATACTCTAGGAACTATTCCTGGTGGAAACTCCTGTGACTCACAGGATGGAAGCTGCTATTGCAAACGCTTTGTTACAGGAAGGAAGTGCGATCAGTGTATG TCTGAATTTTGGGGACTAAGCAATGACTTAGATGGATGTCGTCCTTGTGATTGTGATCGTGGAGGATCACTGAACAATAA CTGTTCGCCAGAATCCGGCCAGTGTAACTGCAGACCACACATGATCGGTCGTCAGTGCAATGAAGTGGAATCTggattctattttatatatttagatcatTACACCTATGAGGCAGAAGATGCTCATTTTGGTCCT GATGTAAGACTTGTTGAGAGGCCATATCCGCATGATCGCACACCTTCCTGGACTGGACCTGGATTCGCCAGGGTCCCAGAAGGAGCATATTTAGAATTCCACATCAATAACATTCCGACTTCTATGGAGTATGACCTTTTAATTCGCTACGAACCTCAA ctaccaGATCAATGGGAAGAGGCGGTAATAACCGTTATACGTCCTGGCAAAATTCCCACAAGCAGTCGATGTGGAAACACTATCCCCAATGATGATAACCAAGTTGTGTCATTGCCTCCTGGATCTCG ttaCATTGTCTTACCTCGACCCATATGTTTTGAGAAGGGTCTAAATTACACAATACGCTTGGAACTGCCGCGATATTCACCTAATTCTAATGTGCAAAACCCATATACTCTAATTGATTCT ATTGTATTGCTGCCTCATGTCAAGTCTCTCGAAATATTTAATGCGGGAAGCACAGGCGGTGATGGCGTTACCAACAATGCTTGGCAGACATTTCAAAGATATCGTTGCATGGAGAACAGTCAGAGTGTTGTGAAAACGCCACTAACTGAAGTCTGTAAGAGTTTCCTCTTCAGCATTTCTGCTCTTTTACATGAGGGTGCCAAGG AATGCCACTGTGATCCTCAAGGCTCATTAAGTTCGGTGTGTGACCCTAATGGTGGACAGTGCCAATGTCGACCAAATGTAATTGGTAAAAACTGTGACAAATGTGCTCCAAGGACATTTAGTTTTGGACCTAATGGATGCAGAC CTTGTGAATGTGACGAGAGCGGATCAGCTCATTCCTTCTGTCACTCCGAAACTGGTCAGTGTCCTTGTATTCATGGAGCATATGGGCGTCAGTGTGATGTTTGCTTGCCTGGGTATTGGGGATTCCCCAGATGTAAGCAGTGCCAATGCAATGGACATGCTGATTACTGTGATACACTTACTGGAGAATGCACAGCCTGCAAGGACCATACTGAAGGTTACAGTTGTGAAAG ATGCCTTGCTGGCTATTATGGAGATCCTAGACTGGGCTCAGGAGATCATTGTAGACCTTGCTCATGTCCAGATGGCCCAGGAAGTGAACGTCAGCATGCCAGTGGTTGTTACAAAGACCCTGCAACCCTGCACATTATCTGCTCTTGTAATGTAGGATACACAG GGGCCAGATGTGATGAATGTGATGCTGGCTATTTTGGGAACCCTGAAGAAAACGGAGGAGTCTGCCAACCATGTCAGTGTAACAATAACATAGACATGTCCGATCCACTTTCTTGTGACAAGCAATCGGGGAAATGTCTTAAGTGTCTCCATCACACagaaggagagagctgcagccAGTGCCAGCTGGGTTACTATGGGAATGCTCTTCACCAGACTTGTAGAT CATGTGTCTGCAATGTCCTGGGTACAGAACAGGATACTTGCAAAGAAGGTGTAAAATGCCACTGTGACAGATCATCCGGCCAGTGTCAGTGTCTCCCCAATGTGATTGGTCAGAGCTGCGATAGATGTGCACCAAACACCTGGAACTTAGCAAGTGGAACTGGCTGTAAATCTTGCGGCTGTGATCCTATCCGTTCTCTGGGACCTTCTTGCAATGAG TTCACTGGTCAATGTCAGTGCATGGCTGGATTTGGTGGGCGGAATTGCAGCGAATGCCAGGAACTTTTCTGGGGTAATCCGGATGTTGAATGCCAAG CTTGTGATTGTGACTCTAGAGGCATTCAGACTCCGCAGTGCGATCGTGCTACAGGACATTGTGTTTGTAATGAAGGTATGGAAGGGTTTCGTTGTGACCGATGTGCCCGTGGATATTCTGGCATTTTTCCAAACTGTTCTCCTTGTCACACATGCTTTGCATTATGGGATACAATTATCAAAGAGTTGTCCAATAAAACAAACCAGCTCTTAGACCGTGCCGCTGCCATGAAAGTGACTGGGGTTATTGGACCGTACCAGCAGACTATGAGTAAAGTGCAGGAAACACTTGAAGAGGTTCAGAACATCATTTTACAGAATCCTGCGGCCCATCCTCTGAAAAACATTGACCAGCTGTTTGAAGAAGCAGA AAAGCTGAAAGCTGAGGTTTCTGAAAGAGTTGCAGAAGTGGAGCAGAAACTATCCAAAATTAATATCAGTGACACCGAAAAGCTTGATTCTTTGCAGGCAGATGCAGAGAGTGTTTCTAAAGCACTGAAAGAACTTGGAGAACAGCTAGAGTATATGAAGATTTCCAATGTTCGAG GAGCTATGGACAGCATCAACAAATATTTCCAGATGTCTCTGGAGGCAGAAAAAAAGGTCAACGCCTCCACTTTGACCCCAGATAGCATTCTTCAGCAGTCAGCTGCTACACGAAAGGAAGTGGAAGATTTAATGTATGAACAAGAATCTGCATTCAAGGAACAGCAAGAGGAACAGTCTCGACTCTTGGATGAACTTGCTGGCAATGTCCAGAGTTTGGATCTTTCATCTCTATCTGAAAAG ACTTGTGGGACTCCTGCAGGTGTGTCATGTGAAGAGTCACAATGCGGTGGTCTTGGCTGCAGAACTGAGAGTGGAATGAGAAAATGTGGAGGGCCTGACTGCAATGGTGTGGTTGCAGTGGCGCAAAATGCATTACAGTCTTCAATGAACTTTGATAAGGAGATTTtaagtgcactggcagaagtgGAAGAACTCTCTAAAATG GTAGCAGAGTCAAAGCTCAGAGCAGAAGAAGCAAAGCAAAACGCCCAAGATGTCCTCAACAGAGCAAATGCCACAAAGGACAAAGTAGACCGAAGCAATGAAGATCTGCGAAATCTCATCAAGCAAATTAGGGACTTTCTAATGC AGGATGGGGCTGACCTTGATAGTATTGAAGCTGTTGCCAGTGAAGTTTTGAAAATGGAAATGCCCACTACACCTGAACAGCTCCAGGCCTTAACAGAAGATATTCGAGATCGTGTGCAGAGCCTGTCTAATGTAGAGACAATCCTCCAACAGAGTGCTGGAGATATTGCTAGAGCTGAGTCTCTCTTGGATGAAGCAAAGAAGTCAAG TAAAAGTGCTGAAGACATTAAAGCTACTGCAGACATGGTGAAGGAAGCTCTAGAAGAAGCAGGAAAAGCTCAAGATGCAGCAGAAAAGGCCATCAAACAAGCAGATGATGACATCAAAGGGACAAATGATCTGCTCACGTCT ATTGCATCAGAAGCAACAGCATCTGAAGAAACTTTAAGTAATGCCACGGAACGTCTTACCCGactggaaaaaaatgttgagaATCTTTTGAAAAAATCAACTGCTAATTCTGAATCAGTAGAGAAAATTGAAAAATCTGTTGACGATGCCAAGTCAGATGCTGATGGAGTTAAAAAG GCTCTCGATGGTGATCTTACCGATAAATATAAGAGAGCTGAAGACTTGATAGCAAAGAAAGCTGAAGACTCAACAGAGGCCAAAAAGAAGGCTGAACAGCTTCAAAGGGAGGCCAAATCTTTGCTAACACAAGCAAACAAGAAACTCAGCTTACTCAAAA